In Syntrophotaleaceae bacterium, the DNA window TAATCCCGATGGCGAAGAGGTGCCATGCCCACACCTGCACCTTTATCGTGAGGGATACGGGGATAAATGGGCAGCACCATTGCCAAGTCATTTTACCGATCCAGAAAACACTTGGCAGACAGTGGCCGAATTCATGGATTTTTGCCATATCACAACTAAGCCAGACATTCGACAAGGGTTGTTCTCATGATCGATGAAATCCAAAACTTGATTAAGGAATATACCCGTTGGCTATCGGATAAAACCATCCTCAAGCAGGTGAATCGGGATTGGGTAGAAATGACCACTCCACATTTGGACCGTCACAACGATTGTTTGCAGATATATGTTCGCAAGGAAGAGAACGGATATTTGCTTACAGATGATGGATATATTGTCAACGATCTGGTAAGCGCAGGATGCCCGTTAGATACTCCGAAACGGCAAGAATTGCTTAAAATGACGTTGGCTGGATTTGGTGTTCAACTGGACAAAGAACAATTGCTTGTTCATGCAACGTCGGAAAATTTCCCGCTTAAAAAGCATAATATCATTCAAGCGATGCTTGCGGTTAATGATCTTTTTTATCTGTCCTCACCGTATGTTGCAAGCTTATTTTATGAAGACGTTGTAAGTTGGCTAGACTTAGCAGATATTCGATATACTCCCAATGTTAAATTTACTGGTAAAAGTGGCTATGATCATATGTTTGATTTTGTTATACCAAAATCACGTAAACAGCCTGAGCGCATTGTCCAAGCAGTAAGCAATCCAAAGAAAGATTCTGCAGAAGCCCTAGTGTTTAAATGGCTAGACACCAAAGAAACCCGCTCTGCAAACTCCCAATTGTATGCTTTTCTGAATGATTCGAATGCAACTGTTTCACAAGCGGTTGTTGATGCTTTGAGGAATTATGATCTGCAGCCAATACTCTGGTCCGAGCGTGAACAGGCGAGAGAAGATTTGGCCGCATAGCCAAATGTCCTAATCACCATATCAGACAGTCCTTTCTGGAGTTTCTAATGCCCACCCTCGAATTCAAGGGAAAGCAATTCGTCTATTCCCACCACCTGAGCGTCCCCTTCCGCGAACTGAAGGTGGTTGCCGACAAATCCCTTCCCGGCCCGGGCCAGAAACCATCGCTGGACGACAACCTGATCATCCACGGTGACAACCTGGAGGCCCTCAAGGCACTGCTGCCCACCCACGCCGGAAAGATCGACTGCATCTTCATTGATCCGCCCTACAACACCGGCAACGAGGGCTGGTGCTACAACGACAACGTGCGCTCGCCGCTGATGAAGGAGTGGCTTAAGAGGTCGGCCAACCCAGTGGACAAGGAAGATCTGGAGCGGCACGACAAGTGGCTGTGTATGATGTGGCCGCGGTTGAATCTTTTACGGGACCTGCTTTCGGATAGGGGCGCCATCGTCATTACCTTGGACGACAACGAAATTCACCGGATGCGCGGTTTTTTGGACGAGGTCTTCGGGGAGGAGAACTTCATCGCAACCTGCCTTTGGCAGAAGAACTATTCGCCGAAGAACACTGCCGAATTTTTCTCAAGCGACCACGATTACGTCCTGATTTACGCCAAGAGCAAAAATGAACTGGAGATCGGTTCTCTCGACCGCACCGAAGAACAGGAGAGCCGTTACAAAAATCCGGACAACGATCCGCGCGGCCCATGGAAAACCAGCGACCTGTCGGCTCGGAATCCTTACAGCGAAGGGCTGTACCCGATCAAATGCCCTGGTGGTCGCTATATCGACGGACCTCCGAAGGGGAGATATTGGACGATCAGTGAAGGGAAGTTTTGGGACCTTGATAGAGACAATCGCATTTGGTGGGGCAACGACAAGAATTCGATTCCACAATTGAAGCGGTTTTTGAGTGAAATTCAAGAGGGCCGGGTCCCCCAGACCATCTGGTTCTATTCCGACGTCGGCCACACCGATCAGGCCAAGAAGGAACTCAAGCAGATCATGAGTTTCGAGAATACGGCCGATGTTTTCATTACGCCCAAACCCGTCAAGCTCGTCGAACGTGTGTTGCAGATTTTCAGCGAGCCCGATTCCATCATCCTCGACTCCTTCGCCGGCTCCGGCACCACCGCCCACGCCGTCCTCGCCGCCAACCAGAAGGACGGCGGCAACCGCCGCTTCATCCTCGTCGAGTGCGAAGACTACGCAGACACCCTGACCGCCGAACGGGTGCGACGTGTGATCAACGGCTATGCCTTCACCGGCACCCAGCGCGAAGAGCTCTTCAGCGAGAAGCTCACCTGGAGCAATTTCTCCAAGCAGTCCCAGAAGATTCTTCTCCAAGTGGAGCACGTCGAAAAGACCGCCGGAGCGGCCTTCGACAAGGTGAAGAAGGAGATCAAGGACGGCGTGCTCACCGTCACCGGCGAGCGGAAGATCGAGGAGAGGACGCCGGGACTGGGCGGCAGCTTCACCTTCTGCACCCTGGGCGAACCGATCGAGATCGAAAGCCTGCTCACCGGCAAGGGCCTGCCTGGCTTCGAGTCCCTGGCCCGCTACGTCTTCTACACCGCCACCGGAAGGTCGCTGGAGAAGGTCGGCAAGCCCTCGGCCGACGGCTTCATCGGCGAGACCGACCTCTTCCGCATCCACCTCTTCTACCAGCCCGACACCGCCTGGCTGCGATCCAACGAGGCGGCGCTGAACGCCGAGCGGGTCG includes these proteins:
- a CDS encoding DUF1829 domain-containing protein; the encoded protein is MIDEIQNLIKEYTRWLSDKTILKQVNRDWVEMTTPHLDRHNDCLQIYVRKEENGYLLTDDGYIVNDLVSAGCPLDTPKRQELLKMTLAGFGVQLDKEQLLVHATSENFPLKKHNIIQAMLAVNDLFYLSSPYVASLFYEDVVSWLDLADIRYTPNVKFTGKSGYDHMFDFVIPKSRKQPERIVQAVSNPKKDSAEALVFKWLDTKETRSANSQLYAFLNDSNATVSQAVVDALRNYDLQPILWSEREQAREDLAA
- a CDS encoding site-specific DNA-methyltransferase, whose product is MPTLEFKGKQFVYSHHLSVPFRELKVVADKSLPGPGQKPSLDDNLIIHGDNLEALKALLPTHAGKIDCIFIDPPYNTGNEGWCYNDNVRSPLMKEWLKRSANPVDKEDLERHDKWLCMMWPRLNLLRDLLSDRGAIVITLDDNEIHRMRGFLDEVFGEENFIATCLWQKNYSPKNTAEFFSSDHDYVLIYAKSKNELEIGSLDRTEEQESRYKNPDNDPRGPWKTSDLSARNPYSEGLYPIKCPGGRYIDGPPKGRYWTISEGKFWDLDRDNRIWWGNDKNSIPQLKRFLSEIQEGRVPQTIWFYSDVGHTDQAKKELKQIMSFENTADVFITPKPVKLVERVLQIFSEPDSIILDSFAGSGTTAHAVLAANQKDGGNRRFILVECEDYADTLTAERVRRVINGYAFTGTQREELFSEKLTWSNFSKQSQKILLQVEHVEKTAGAAFDKVKKEIKDGVLTVTGERKIEERTPGLGGSFTFCTLGEPIEIESLLTGKGLPGFESLARYVFYTATGRSLEKVGKPSADGFIGETDLFRIHLFYQPDTAWLRSNEAALNAERVEAIAKGNKGGKRAVVFAVAKFMSQKELTAKRIEFCQLPYAVHRILGD